One genomic region from Halomicrobium zhouii encodes:
- a CDS encoding type IV pilin, producing the protein MDLKQLINDDDAVSPVIGVILMVAITVILAAVIASFVLGLGDQTSNTTPQASFSFDYEQGTSPSGSFISIGSGNTLEIVHDGGDTIDSERLSVSDGTNSADFDDPDALGASAAMSAGNSVTVEIENDDVVRVIYSGESGDSSSTLATYEAPGA; encoded by the coding sequence AAACAACTCATCAACGACGACGACGCTGTATCACCAGTGATCGGTGTCATTCTAATGGTCGCGATCACTGTGATCCTCGCGGCCGTTATCGCATCGTTCGTGCTCGGTCTCGGTGACCAGACATCAAATACGACTCCGCAGGCCAGCTTCTCATTTGACTACGAACAAGGCACGTCCCCGAGTGGTTCGTTCATCAGTATTGGTTCCGGTAACACGCTAGAAATCGTTCATGACGGTGGAGATACGATTGATTCAGAACGGCTGAGTGTTAGCGATGGAACCAATTCTGCAGACTTTGACGATCCCGATGCATTGGGTGCCAGCGCGGCAATGTCGGCTGGCAATTCAGTGACTGTGGAGATAGAGAACGACGACGTAGTTCGAGTCATCTACAGTGGCGAAAGCGGGGACAGTTCCTCTACTCTCGCAACGTACGAAGCACCCGGAGCATAA
- a CDS encoding type IV pilin: MDIKKLINDDDAVSPVIGVILMVAITVILAAVIASFVLGLGDQAQQTTPQASFSFDYTQDDAGDDTLKVTHDGGDTIEAARINATASGAIAHDYSGGSETDLKFGTHPGGADGELFTSEVSAGTTDTLNGDDFHDGADYASSMTGDHLDLSETTIRVVYSDASGDSSSTLATWEGPDA, translated from the coding sequence ATGGATATAAAGAAACTCATCAACGACGACGACGCCGTTTCACCGGTCATCGGTGTCATTCTCATGGTCGCGATCACCGTGATCCTCGCGGCCGTTATCGCATCGTTCGTGCTCGGTCTCGGCGACCAGGCACAACAGACGACCCCACAAGCCAGCTTTAGCTTCGACTACACGCAAGACGACGCTGGTGACGATACACTCAAAGTCACTCACGACGGCGGTGACACAATTGAAGCAGCACGAATCAATGCGACCGCATCAGGAGCGATAGCACATGATTATTCTGGCGGTTCAGAAACAGACCTGAAATTTGGAACTCATCCAGGCGGCGCTGATGGTGAGCTCTTCACGTCAGAGGTCAGTGCTGGTACAACTGACACCTTGAATGGAGACGACTTCCACGATGGGGCAGATTACGCGTCCTCGATGACAGGCGATCATCTCGACCTGTCGGAAACGACCATTCGTGTCGTCTATTCAGACGCATCCGGTGACAGCAGTTCGACCCTCGCGACCTGGGAAGGCCCAGACGCGTAA
- a CDS encoding DUF7692 domain-containing protein encodes MRIRTDGKHARREDTIDEAAEFWSCNKTTALVKSAEFTVRIDQRIQKVLARDDLTTVQRREIAETLTVPSYYEIDVSQAVDVEK; translated from the coding sequence GTGCGAATCCGAACTGACGGGAAGCACGCTCGACGCGAAGACACGATCGACGAGGCAGCAGAGTTCTGGAGCTGCAACAAGACCACAGCGCTCGTGAAGTCCGCCGAATTCACCGTCAGAATCGACCAGCGAATCCAGAAAGTGCTGGCGCGGGACGATTTAACTACTGTTCAGAGGCGGGAGATCGCGGAGACGCTGACTGTGCCGAGTTACTACGAGATAGATGTCTCTCAGGCCGTGGATGTCGAAAAATGA
- a CDS encoding RNA-guided endonuclease InsQ/TnpB family protein, whose translation MKRVNTFEVVPQTETDKECLLRLLDASASLWNELTYERRQNYFGDGDVWDTSEYRGRYNDVVGSATVQQVTRKNSEAWRSFFALTEKGESANPPSYWGNEEDGRELRTYIRNDQYTIQWGKRSRLEIPVGQELKDEYGLGYYERLRLDVRGNPKWDGKQGRLELEYDEVSDTFRAFQPVTVPDSRLDSRKISDFPEVENAKRFRNSPLASEEAALDVGANNLVACSTTTGNQYLYDGRELFRRFRETTDEIARLQSKLRDGRYSSKRIRRLYRQRTKRRDHAQNALVRDLVERLYDEGVATVYVGDLTDVLETHWSVRVNEKTHNFWAFKKFIHRLACVCEEYGISLEAESEAWTSQTCPECGDHEETVRHGETLTCLCGFEGNADLTASETFLRENSDCEVRPMARPVRFKWDDHDWSGKPRPHDSPKEVRTNPQVASVDR comes from the coding sequence ATGAAGCGCGTCAACACCTTCGAGGTGGTTCCACAGACCGAGACAGACAAAGAGTGCCTCCTGCGGTTACTCGACGCTTCCGCCTCCCTCTGGAACGAACTGACCTACGAACGCCGTCAGAACTATTTCGGTGACGGCGACGTATGGGACACTTCCGAATACCGAGGACGATACAACGACGTCGTCGGAAGCGCGACCGTTCAACAGGTCACGCGGAAGAACAGCGAAGCGTGGCGGTCGTTCTTCGCCCTCACGGAGAAAGGAGAGTCCGCGAACCCACCGTCGTACTGGGGCAACGAGGAGGATGGGCGCGAACTCCGCACCTACATCCGCAATGACCAGTACACGATTCAGTGGGGCAAGCGGTCGCGTCTCGAAATTCCAGTTGGGCAAGAATTGAAAGACGAATACGGACTCGGCTACTACGAACGACTCCGTCTCGACGTCCGGGGCAACCCGAAGTGGGACGGCAAACAGGGTCGTCTGGAACTCGAATACGACGAGGTTAGCGATACGTTCAGGGCTTTTCAACCAGTCACCGTCCCTGATTCTCGACTGGATTCACGGAAAATCTCCGATTTTCCTGAAGTCGAAAACGCGAAGCGTTTTCGGAATTCACCACTGGCTTCGGAAGAAGCCGCCCTCGACGTTGGCGCGAACAACCTCGTCGCCTGTTCCACGACTACTGGGAACCAGTACCTCTACGACGGACGCGAGTTGTTCAGACGGTTCCGCGAGACGACTGACGAAATCGCCCGCCTCCAGTCGAAACTCCGCGACGGACGGTACAGTTCCAAACGGATTCGACGGCTGTACCGACAGCGGACGAAGCGTCGTGACCACGCACAGAACGCGCTGGTGCGCGACCTCGTCGAACGGCTGTATGACGAGGGTGTTGCGACGGTGTACGTGGGCGATTTGACCGACGTGCTGGAAACGCACTGGTCGGTCAGGGTGAACGAGAAGACGCACAACTTCTGGGCGTTCAAGAAATTCATCCACCGTCTCGCGTGTGTCTGTGAGGAATACGGCATCAGCCTCGAAGCCGAATCGGAAGCGTGGACGAGTCAGACGTGCCCCGAGTGTGGCGACCACGAGGAGACGGTTCGCCACGGAGAGACGCTGACGTGTCTATGCGGATTCGAGGGGAACGCCGACCTCACGGCGTCAGAGACGTTCCTTCGAGAGAACAGCGATTGCGAAGTCAGGCCGATGGCACGGCCCGTGCGATTCAAGTGGGACGACCATGACTGGTCGGGGAAACCACGCCCTCATGACAGTCCCAAAGAAGTGCGCACGAACCCGCAAGTTGCCTCCGTGGACCGGTAG
- the tnpA gene encoding IS200/IS605 family transposase, with the protein MVKSTRHAKYELYYHIVFVPKSGGTEGPADLAEQGSAQYRRSHLTGKTKERLETIFAEICRDKDLELAECEIMPDHVRLFIGSPPRNAPSLIVNWVKGISARKYNQRYDDRVKWTRSYYVGTAGSASKGAVEQYIAEQEGDDE; encoded by the coding sequence ATGGTGAAGAGTACCCGTCACGCGAAATACGAACTCTACTACCACATAGTGTTCGTGCCGAAGTCAGGCGGGACCGAAGGTCCCGCTGACCTCGCGGAACAGGGTTCCGCTCAGTATCGGCGTTCGCACCTGACGGGGAAGACGAAGGAACGTCTCGAAACCATCTTCGCGGAAATCTGTAGAGACAAAGACCTCGAACTGGCCGAGTGTGAGATTATGCCCGACCACGTCCGCCTGTTCATCGGGAGTCCACCGAGGAACGCCCCATCCCTCATCGTCAACTGGGTCAAGGGCATCTCCGCCCGCAAGTACAACCAGCGGTACGATGACCGGGTGAAGTGGACTCGTTCGTACTACGTCGGTACAGCGGGCAGTGCCTCGAAGGGCGCTGTCGAACAGTATATCGCTGAACAGGAGGGTGACGACGAATGA
- a CDS encoding ATP-binding protein yields MDQLEALLADQTQTGVLDTIRGSAQVPLVEWLLVSDGRPDPQLRYLVGTSNPALIEDLRGLLRRCFPDTYELRDVTWHPRYVEEFLPIGDPVTANHSVSLPTGETIDTTVHPYVAGVEYHGETNRTRDWQTPLASFADRNQSARRVSSSSDHHDGSHRPSVASLVETMCNAAVPVVYQLVCQTHGDWSGQANAYLSDIENGAATGLDTIREIIYPRTREERERYTPPASDRKRIEAIEERDPQHTLRISARAVVLTRDDRQRAETVARQLRTALSGLDGPYHKVRGHVVTDGDLRPLGETPPGTALFEEMIDRTVHPVTYESRSNKLPWNTCQSQGIVVAPEELPGLCLVDGTELTPDGHRALATRPVEQTALVLPPPQQLMRYTPPGMALCMPLTHDRRPYGQPFYLTPSQQDRHLVVVGDTGSGKSVLVEGGMVTNVAATDGPDVLFDYKGGGTAEEYLRMHYAEYGNLDDVLYFDLARVLPAFSFFDIEPLLEAGIPREEARSRKAGHYAEILQGVMGAENYGDATESVKAIRNHLRALYDPVHGSDSISHADLYDALQRTQRGEAMPSTTDENLTHYFSGLAERDRDVFNKILGGAVGRVERIATDGRLAPVFEHTPDENGGGESDPTQPSFDFTDLVDEDTAVVFDFAGMEGSVKRTLTLVILSNLWTALKAREQRRRHSGSDALPQVNLYLEEARDVGATKLLDTLLAEGRSFGLSVALGLQFLEQLESPDPDRNTYQEVLNETATFVVGNVSVDTDLPRVLATESMSREAVDKRLTAMSRGEWLVRPGTDFGDEAVRPFLARSLPAAAGHPASDDPLSAVEERDFQTAFEQVREETAANAGLRQHESFESAQVDETDGTGSESETDESEPERLDSTYPALRVDTLLPHTRRMPDCVDYDAEADAIRCEGCGNRYDPSVDGMHRAIECCHSLDEVDSDDIPVCEFNLKLTPEEVMASEWSLTQLLFVQAVYNAEQRRYDPRAYDLLTDSMLRLEEYVGIDREDLQPLLDADLVRHDTDHPHRIYSVSPDGRKAIGESYRRGVDYGHGKGDLEESSEHVFGVELGIRLLEQQYAADPDSAVETVVPYYELQEGSLPAAAFMGDAADVEEETSDFEQRRLDVAGLDSEGDVVVTLEVERVNNDIHRAVPDDFDKMAACEPEEAIWIVMSRTDGHEVLAALNDPPEGDTRVEKTYSQNTPPQQFKIETPGLTGIYPAEYVRNSLLEDRG; encoded by the coding sequence ATGGATCAACTGGAGGCACTGCTCGCCGACCAGACACAGACCGGGGTGCTCGACACGATTCGTGGGTCAGCACAGGTTCCGCTGGTCGAGTGGCTACTCGTCTCCGACGGGCGTCCCGACCCGCAACTGCGGTATCTCGTCGGGACGTCCAACCCGGCGTTGATCGAGGACCTGCGGGGCCTCCTCCGACGGTGTTTCCCGGACACCTACGAACTGCGAGACGTTACGTGGCACCCCCGATACGTCGAGGAGTTCCTGCCCATCGGCGATCCAGTGACAGCGAATCACTCGGTCTCGTTGCCGACTGGTGAAACGATCGATACGACAGTCCATCCGTACGTCGCGGGGGTCGAATATCACGGCGAAACGAACCGAACTCGCGACTGGCAGACGCCCCTGGCGTCGTTTGCTGACCGGAACCAGTCAGCCCGACGAGTGAGCTCGTCGTCGGACCACCACGATGGGTCTCACCGGCCGTCGGTAGCCTCACTGGTCGAGACGATGTGCAACGCGGCGGTCCCGGTCGTCTACCAGCTGGTCTGTCAGACTCACGGCGACTGGAGTGGTCAGGCGAATGCGTATCTCTCGGATATAGAGAACGGGGCAGCGACGGGGCTTGACACCATCCGGGAGATCATCTATCCGCGGACCAGGGAGGAGCGGGAGCGATACACGCCACCGGCGTCGGACCGCAAGCGCATCGAGGCCATCGAGGAGCGTGACCCCCAGCACACGCTTCGGATCTCTGCTCGCGCCGTCGTGCTGACGCGAGACGACAGACAGCGGGCAGAGACAGTCGCCCGCCAGTTGCGGACCGCGCTCAGTGGCCTCGACGGTCCATACCACAAAGTGCGGGGACACGTCGTCACCGACGGGGACCTCAGGCCACTCGGTGAGACGCCACCCGGGACGGCGCTGTTCGAGGAGATGATCGACCGAACGGTCCATCCCGTGACCTACGAATCGAGATCGAACAAGCTCCCGTGGAATACGTGCCAGAGCCAGGGGATCGTCGTCGCTCCCGAGGAGTTGCCGGGGCTGTGTCTCGTCGACGGCACGGAACTCACACCAGACGGGCACCGCGCGCTCGCGACGCGGCCGGTCGAACAGACCGCGCTCGTGCTCCCGCCGCCACAGCAGCTCATGCGGTACACCCCGCCCGGGATGGCCCTGTGCATGCCGTTGACGCACGACCGGCGACCGTACGGCCAGCCGTTCTACCTCACGCCGAGCCAGCAGGACCGCCACCTCGTCGTCGTCGGCGACACCGGCTCTGGAAAGTCCGTCCTCGTGGAGGGCGGGATGGTCACGAACGTCGCGGCGACCGATGGCCCCGATGTCCTCTTCGACTACAAGGGCGGTGGCACCGCCGAGGAGTACCTCCGGATGCACTACGCCGAGTACGGTAACCTCGACGACGTGCTGTACTTCGACCTCGCGCGCGTGCTGCCTGCATTCTCGTTTTTCGACATCGAACCGCTCCTCGAGGCAGGCATCCCCAGGGAAGAAGCCCGCTCGCGGAAGGCGGGTCACTACGCGGAGATCCTCCAGGGCGTGATGGGCGCCGAGAACTACGGCGACGCCACCGAGTCGGTCAAGGCGATTCGCAACCACCTGCGAGCGCTCTACGACCCAGTCCACGGGAGTGACTCGATATCGCACGCCGACCTGTACGATGCCCTCCAGCGGACCCAGCGTGGCGAGGCGATGCCCTCGACGACAGACGAGAACCTGACCCACTACTTCTCCGGCCTCGCCGAGCGCGACAGGGACGTCTTCAACAAGATCCTCGGCGGCGCAGTCGGTCGCGTCGAGCGGATCGCGACGGATGGTCGTCTCGCGCCGGTCTTCGAACACACACCAGACGAGAACGGTGGAGGAGAATCGGACCCGACACAGCCGTCCTTCGACTTCACGGACCTCGTCGACGAGGACACGGCCGTCGTCTTCGACTTCGCGGGGATGGAAGGGTCGGTCAAGCGGACGCTGACACTGGTCATCCTCTCGAACCTCTGGACAGCGCTCAAAGCCCGCGAGCAACGACGTCGCCACTCCGGGTCTGACGCCCTGCCGCAGGTCAATCTCTACCTCGAAGAGGCGCGTGACGTCGGGGCGACCAAACTGCTCGATACGCTCCTCGCCGAGGGCCGCAGTTTCGGCCTGTCCGTCGCACTCGGGTTACAGTTTCTCGAACAGCTCGAATCCCCCGATCCCGACCGGAACACCTACCAGGAAGTGCTCAACGAGACGGCGACGTTCGTCGTCGGGAACGTCTCGGTCGATACCGACCTGCCGCGCGTCCTGGCGACGGAGTCGATGTCTCGGGAGGCCGTCGACAAACGCCTGACCGCGATGAGTCGCGGGGAGTGGCTCGTCCGTCCCGGGACTGACTTCGGTGACGAGGCGGTCCGGCCATTCCTCGCCCGCTCGCTCCCGGCCGCGGCCGGGCACCCGGCCAGCGATGACCCGCTCTCGGCAGTCGAGGAACGAGATTTCCAGACTGCCTTCGAACAGGTACGCGAGGAGACTGCCGCGAACGCGGGGCTTCGACAACACGAGAGCTTCGAGTCGGCTCAAGTCGACGAGACTGATGGAACGGGGAGCGAATCGGAGACGGACGAATCAGAACCAGAGCGACTGGATTCGACGTATCCCGCCCTCCGCGTCGATACGCTACTGCCACACACACGTCGCATGCCCGACTGCGTGGACTACGACGCCGAGGCGGATGCGATACGTTGCGAGGGGTGCGGGAACCGGTACGACCCGTCCGTCGACGGGATGCACCGCGCCATCGAGTGCTGTCACTCGCTGGACGAGGTCGATTCCGACGATATCCCGGTCTGCGAGTTCAACCTGAAACTCACACCGGAGGAGGTCATGGCCTCGGAGTGGTCGTTGACGCAGTTGCTGTTCGTCCAGGCCGTCTACAATGCCGAGCAGCGCCGCTACGACCCCCGGGCCTACGACCTCCTGACCGATTCGATGCTTCGCCTGGAGGAGTACGTCGGGATCGACAGGGAGGACCTCCAGCCCCTCCTGGACGCGGACCTGGTGCGCCACGACACTGACCACCCACATCGCATCTACTCGGTGTCGCCGGACGGCCGGAAGGCGATCGGGGAATCGTACAGGCGCGGCGTCGACTACGGCCACGGGAAAGGCGACCTCGAAGAGTCGAGCGAACACGTCTTCGGCGTCGAACTCGGGATCCGATTGCTCGAACAACAGTACGCGGCCGACCCCGACTCGGCCGTCGAGACAGTCGTCCCCTACTACGAGTTACAGGAGGGCTCGCTCCCCGCAGCGGCGTTCATGGGTGACGCCGCCGACGTCGAGGAGGAAACCAGCGACTTCGAACAGCGCCGACTGGACGTCGCTGGCCTCGACAGCGAGGGCGACGTCGTCGTCACGCTCGAGGTCGAACGGGTGAACAACGACATCCACCGGGCAGTCCCCGACGACTTCGACAAGATGGCCGCGTGCGAACCCGAGGAGGCCATCTGGATCGTCATGTCACGCACGGACGGCCACGAGGTACTCGCAGCGTTGAACGACCCGCCTGAGGGCGACACGCGTGTCGAGAAGACCTATAGTCAGAACACGCCGCCCCAGCAGTTCAAAATCGAAACGCCAGGACTGACGGGGATCTATCCCGCCGAGTACGTCCGGAATTCGCTACTCGAAGACCGAGGGTAG
- a CDS encoding transcription initiation factor IIB, protein MSSRDIYVRGFDESTGKTTPSTTCPDCDGTIRTVDGEQCCEDCGLIIEACRLDRRGPRTFCGDETEKRRTGGPRTVTRHDRGLSTTIGRKRDARGNAIPSKKRRQLARLRREHDRARFRSKRERNLAHGLGGIDRLTAQLDLPRSVQEQASSLFRTAQNENLLIGRSIESIAAGCVYAVCRINDVPRTLDEIASVATVGEEKVRNGYMVLNRELDLPVPPQQPQEYIPRLVSAFDLPCRTERRARDIATEAVEADLTTGVNPAGFAAGCVAVAAAKQGIEVIQRDLADEAAVSPTTVREHRDTLWSFLGR, encoded by the coding sequence GCACCGTCGATGGCGAGCAGTGCTGCGAGGACTGCGGGCTAATTATTGAGGCGTGTCGGCTCGACAGGCGCGGACCGAGAACCTTCTGTGGCGACGAGACGGAGAAGCGACGGACGGGCGGTCCCCGGACGGTAACGCGACACGACCGGGGTCTCTCAACGACTATCGGCCGGAAGCGCGATGCGAGGGGGAACGCGATCCCGAGCAAGAAACGACGGCAACTCGCACGATTACGCCGTGAACACGACCGGGCGCGGTTCCGGTCGAAGCGCGAGCGAAACCTCGCACACGGACTCGGTGGGATCGACCGACTCACGGCGCAACTGGACCTGCCGAGGTCCGTCCAGGAACAGGCGAGTTCCCTGTTCCGGACGGCACAGAACGAGAACCTCCTCATCGGACGGTCGATCGAGTCGATCGCCGCGGGTTGCGTTTACGCTGTCTGTCGGATCAACGACGTTCCACGCACACTCGACGAGATCGCCAGTGTCGCTACCGTCGGAGAGGAGAAAGTCCGAAACGGGTACATGGTCCTCAACAGGGAACTCGACCTCCCGGTCCCTCCGCAGCAGCCCCAGGAGTACATTCCGCGGCTCGTCTCGGCGTTCGATCTTCCGTGCAGGACTGAGCGACGTGCCAGAGATATCGCGACTGAAGCGGTGGAGGCTGACCTCACGACGGGCGTCAACCCCGCGGGCTTTGCGGCGGGGTGCGTGGCCGTCGCCGCGGCCAAGCAGGGGATCGAAGTTATCCAGCGGGATTTGGCCGATGAAGCGGCCGTCTCACCGACGACAGTGCGTGAGCACCGGGATACGCTGTGGTCGTTCCTGGGGAGGTAG